Proteins encoded in a region of the Cygnus olor isolate bCygOlo1 chromosome 4, bCygOlo1.pri.v2, whole genome shotgun sequence genome:
- the INO80B gene encoding INO80 complex subunit B has translation MSKAWRRGRAEGGEHGEEDDAGGHGSHKKKHKKHKKKHKKKHHHEPAGPPALEAPEPGAALRKPQLKLKIKLGGQILGTKSVPTFTVVPEAPRSPSPLMVVDEEDEPTEGVPIEQYRAWLDEDSNLDPSPLPDLDSESCFPAREEEEEEEERWLDALEKGELDDNGELKKEVDESLLTARQKALLHKQQSQPLLELPMGYKTKEMTEEMLVKREERARKRRLQAAKKAEENKNQTIERLTKTNKAKVKTLRERRAKQAPCPVVHYCNAADRITVSFPAGMALPLLPAPAPAAPPPALCGVSGCSNRKRYSCSRTGLPLCSLACYKKNLRLQEAAA, from the exons ATGAGCAAGGCGtggcggcggggcagggcggAGGGCGGCGAGCACG GCGAGGAGGACGATGCCGGCGGGCACGGCTCGCACAAGAAGAAGCACAAGAAGCACAAGAAGAAGCACAAGAAGAAGCACCACCACgagcccgcggggccgcccgcgCTCGAGGCGCCGGAGCCTGGAGCCGCCCTGCGGAAGCCGCAGCTCAAGCTCAAGATCAAGCTCGGGGGGCAGATCCTGGGCACCAAGAG CGTGCCGACCTTCACGGTGGTCCCCGAGGCGCCGCGCTCCCCCTCCCCGCTGATGGTGGTGGATGAGGAGGACGAGCCCACGGAGGGGGTGCCCATCGAGCAGTACCGGGCCTGGCTGG ATGAGGACAGCAACCTGGACCCCTCACCCCTGCCAGACCTGGACTCAGAGAGTTGCTTCCCTGCccgtgaggaggaggaggaggaagaagagcgCTGGCTCGATGCCCTGGAGAAGGGTGAGCTGGACGACAACGGGGAGCTCAAGAAGGAGGTGGATGAGTCCCTGCTGACGGCAAGACAG AAAGCCCTCCTGCAcaagcagcagagccagccgctgctggagctgcccaTGGGCTACAAGACGAAGGAGATGACGGAGGAGATGCTGGTGAAGCGCGAGGAGCGGGCCCGCAAGCGGCGCCTGCAGGCGGCCAAGAAGGCGGAGGAGAACAAGAACCAGACCATCGAGCGCCTCACCAAGACCAACAAGGCCAAGGTGAAGACGCTGCGGGAGCGCAGGGCCAAGCAGGCGCCCTGCCCCGTCGTGCACTACTGCAACGCCGCCGACCGCATCACCGTCTCCTTCCCGGCCGGCATGGCCCTGCCGCTGCTGCCcgcgcccgcccccgccgcgccgccgcccgccctcTGCGGGGTGAGCGGCTGCTCCAACCGCAAGCGCTACTCCTGCTCCCGCACCGGGCTGCCGCTCTGCAGCCTGGCCTGCTACAAGAAGAACCTGCGGCTGCAGGAGGCCGCGGCCTAG
- the WBP1 gene encoding WW domain-binding protein 1 — MERPGSGGAEGAWAALLGRQHQQAREYCPGVNNQPYVCETGHCCGETGCCTYYYELWWFWLLWTILILFSCCCAYRHRRAKLRLQQQQRQREINLIAYHGACNYPASMMDLRMLASFKLPAYEEVAHRPSTPPPPYSAILAQLSGPRSRLGSSSLTLSPSSENYTSCSCESSCVTSPSSTSLLVQVTDETERSRASTPSEEGGTSSTGTGASWELPEELPARPAPHKHALFSSNVDFFEADCHRCSDIEEGEEEEGGAAPEEGGEHYRHRRLTGDSGIEVGRCQEEEGGEESEGEGVRLLGKAGPAPPPARCGIPAEGGGGEPGAPALPV; from the exons ATGGAGCGGCCCGGGAGCGGCGGCGCCGAGGGGGCCTGGGCCGCGCTGCTGGGCCGGCAGCACCAGCAG GCCCGGGAGTACTGCCCGGGGGTGAACAACCAGCCCTACGTGTGCGAGACCGGGCACTGCTGCGGAGAGACCGGCTGCTGCACGTACTACTACGAGCTGTGGT GGTTCTGGCTGCTCTGGACCATCCTCAtcctcttcagctgctgctgtgcctaCCGGCACCGCCGGGCCAAGCTgcgcctgcagcagcagcagcggcagcgggAGATCAACCTCATCGCCTACCACGGTGCCTGCAACTACCCCGCCTCCATGATGGATCTCA GGATGCTGGCTTCCTTCAAGCTGCCTGCCTACGAGGAGGTGGCCCACCGGCCCAgcacgccgccgccgccctaCAGCGCCATCCTGGCCCAGCTGAGCGGGCCGCGCAGCCGCCTGGGCTCCAGCAGCCTCACGCTCTCGCCCAGCTCGGAGAACTACACCAGCTGCTCCTGCGAGTCGAGCTGCGTGAcgtcccccagcagcacctcgCTGTTGGTGCAGGTGACGGACGAGACGGAGCGCAGCCGGGCCAGCACGCCCAGCGAGGAGGGCGGCACCAGCAGCACCGGCACCGGCgccagctgggagctgcccgAGGAgctgcccgcccgcccggccccgcacaAGCACGCCCTCTTCTCCTCCAACGTGGACTTCTTCGAGGCCGACTGCCACCGCTGCTCGGACATCGAGGaaggcgaggaggaggagggtggcgCGGCCCCGGAGGAGGGCGGCGAGCACTACCGGCACCGGCGCCTGACGGGCGACTCGGGCATCGAGGTGGGGCgctgccaggaggaggagggcggcgAGGAGAGCGAGGGCGAGGGCGTGCGCCTGCTGGGCAaggccggccccgcgccgcccccggcccggtgCGGCATCCCGGCTGAGGGGGGTGGCGGGGAGCCGGGCGCTCCCGCCCTGCCTGTCTGA
- the MOGS gene encoding mannosyl-oligosaccharide glucosidase, producing the protein MKTRSPRAVVTGLMWLQQREAGGGLRHTCEQGDGLASYGWLRHDGDNFGVQDVRDRGLLLRTEFVKRPGGEHGGDWSWHVTARPEGAGSPASLVSLFFYVATDGQGTLRPHVEDRTRLAAVTGTSEELGDFKITFLRPTTESGQDPKYSSYHYLDAWSPGLHRLTDVVQSSLSDRFVFSPPGGPRQRFLAVDTFRGLPGAAEAPRSHLLLHQVTLRLPARVEVTFESGSVRDRRGPLVGPALTAELARHEAAFERRFEETFALERKGFPPAQRRFAQAALSNMLGGMGYFHGHSLVQSPLHEHPVPYPESSLFTAVPSRSFFPRGFLWDEGFHQLLLARWDPELSREVIAHWFDLMNAEGWIPREQILGEEARAKVPPEFVVQHSETANPPTLFLALQRLLGTAPLPYLRRLFPRLRAWYEWYNSTQAGPLPYTFRWRGRDTDPERFLNPKTLASGLDDYPRASHPSADERHLDLRCWMALASQVLAEAAERLGEPAEPYRQMQRALSDNELLERLHWAEELGAFADYGNHSRAVGLRREAVRAAPGQPPPAARLVRVVREAPRPRFVGALGYVSLFPLLLQLLPPDSPRLASVLAAMRSERQLWTPFGLRSLARDSPLYMQRNTEHDPPYWRGPVWVNINYLALRALHAYGSRPGPHREQAAELYRELRHNLITNLYRQYAESGYLWEHYSDSTGAGQGSHPFTGWSALVVLVMAEDY; encoded by the exons ATGAAGACCCGCAGCCCCCGCGCCGTCGTCACCG GGCTGATGTGGCTGCAGCAGCGGGAGGCGGGGGGCGGCCTGCGGCACACGTGCGAGCAGGGCGACGGGCTGGCGAGCTACGGCTGGCTGCGGCACGACGGCGACAACTTCGGGGTGCAGGACGTGCGCGACCGCGGGCTGCTGCTGCGCACCGAGTTCGTCAAGCGGCCCGGCGGGGAGCACGGCGGGGACTGGAGCTGGCACGTCACCGCCCGGCCCGAG GGCGCGGGCAGCCCGGCCTCCCTCGTCTCCCTCTTCTTCTACGTGGCCACGGACGGGCAGGGGACGCTGCGGCCACACGTGGAGGACAGGACGCGGCTGGCCGCCGTGACCGGGACGTCCGAGGAGCTGGGCGACTTCAAGATCACCTTCCTCAGGCCCACCACGGAGAGCGGGCAGGACCCCAAGTACAGCAG CTACCACTACCTGGACGCGTGGAGCCCGGGGCTGCACCGCCTCACCGACgtggtgcagagcagcctgAGCGACCGCTTCGTCTTCTCCCCGCCGGGCGGGCCCCGGCAGCGCTTCCTGGCCGTGGACACCTTCCGCGGGCTGCCGGGAGCGGCGGAGGCCCCGCGCAgccacctgctgctgcaccaGGTGACGCTGCGGCTGCCGGCCCGCGTGGAGGTGACCTTCGAGTCGGGCAGCGTGCGGGACCGGCGCGGCCCGCTGGTGGGGCCGGCGCTGACGGCGGAGCTGGCGCGGCACGAGGCCGCCTTCGAGCGGCGCTTCGAGGAGACCTTCGCCCTGGAGCGCAAGGGCTTCCCGCCCGCCCAGCGCCGCTTCGCCCAGGCCGCCCTCAGCAACATGCTGGGCGGGATGGGCTACTTCCACGGGCACTCCCTGGTGCAGTCCCCGCTGCACGAGCACCCCGTGCCTTACCCCGAGAGCTCCCTCTTCACCGCCGTGCCCTCCCGCTCCTTCTTCCCCCGCGGCTTCCTCTGGGACGAGGGcttccaccagctgctgctggcgcGCTGGGACCCCGAGCTGAGCCGCGAGGTGATCGCGCACTGGTTCGACCTGATGAACGCGGAGGGCTGGATCCCGCGGGAGCAGATCCTGGGCGAGGAGGCGCGCGCCAAGGTGCCCCCCGAGTTCGTCGTGCAGCACAGCGAGACCGCCAACCCCCCCACGCTCTTCCTGGCGCTGCAGCGGCTGCTGGGGACGGCCCCGCTGCCCTACCTGCGCCGCCTCTTCCCCCGCCTGCGCGCCTGGTACGAGTGGTACAACAGCACCCAGGCCGGGCCCCTGCCCTACACCTTCCGCTGGCGCGGCCGCGACACCGACCCCGAGCGCTTCCTCAACCCCAAGACGCTGGCGTCGGGGCTGGACGATTACCCCCGCGCCTCGCACCCCTCGGCGGACGAGCGGCACCTCGACCTGCGCTGCTGGATGGCGCTGGCCTCCCAGGTGCTGGCGGAGGCGGCCGAGCGGCTGGGGGAGCCGGCGGAGCCCTACCGGCAGATGCAGCGGGCGCTGAGCGACAACGAGCTGCTGGAGCGGCTGCACTGGGCCGAGGAGCTGGGCGCCTTCGCCGACTACGGCAACCACAGCCGGGCGGTGGGGCTGCGGCGCGAGGCGGTGCGGGCggcccccgggcagccccccccggccgcccggcTGGTGCGCGTGGTGCGCGAGGCGCCTCGGCCCCGCTTCGTGGGGGCGCTGGGCTACGTCAGCCTCTtcccgctgctgctgcagctgctgccccccgACTCGCCGCGCCTGGCCTCCGTGCTGGCCGCCATGCGCAGCGAGCGGCAGCTCTGGACGCCCTTCGGCCTGCGCTCGCTCGCCCGCGACAGCCCCCTCTACATGCAGCGCAACACGGAGCACGACCCCCCGTACTGGCGGGGCCCCGTCTGGGTCAACATCAACTACCTGGCGCTGCGGGCGCTGCACGCCTACGGCAGCCGCCCCGGGCCCCACCGGGAGCAGGCGGCGGAGCTGTACCGCGAGCTGCGGCACAACCTCATCACCAACCTGTACCGGCAGTACGCCGAGAGCGGCTACCTCTGGGAGCACTACAGCGACAGCACCGGCGCGGGGCAGGGCTCCCACCCCTTCACCGGCTGGTCGgcgctggtggtgctggtgatGGCCGAGGACTACTAG
- the LOC121069397 gene encoding programmed cell death protein 4-like, with translation SRGAAAPGAGVSRPPGAPRARCRRDYGSHHAAAAARSLPPRGGAGRGRAEPLAPSPSRSPSPSRSRSPSRCRLGPGPARPRRRRDVRRQRGRAGRRRPRPFATGPCPAGAEEDGAEELPGAGGPLAWAPREKLLHEARLKAKAKRRLRRASSRDSARESLSEGAEPGPEPGSPKGRAHDRKSRMGKGRGLPKKGGAGGKGVWGAPGVVYGYQEPDARDPNYDEVAQGDTVYATVVPELEEDELEKNVQPMVLEYFEHGDTSEVMALLRGLNLGSQKHAVPSLAVALALEGKASHRELTSRLLSDLVGRVVSPEDIAWAFDKMLQDLPDLILDTPEAPQMLGQFIARAVADHALPLDFLERYKGRVDCEHARAALDRAAVLLRIKRDVNRLDNVWGVGGGQRPVKHLVKEMNLLLREYLLSGEVSEAERCLRALEVPHFHHELVYEAVVMVLEGSGDAPVTMMVTLLKVLWETGLVTLDQMNRGFQRVYAELGDISLDVPLAHGLLERLVELCFQRGIITRALRDACPARGRKRFVSEGDGGQVKQ, from the exons TCCCGCGGTGCCGCCGCGCCCGGTGCCGGGGTCTCCCGGCCCCCCGGTGCTCCCCGCGCCCGGTGCCGGCGGGACTACGGCTCCCATCAtgccgccgctgccgcccggTCACTTCCTccgcgcggcggggcggggcggggtCGGGCCGAGCCGCTCGCCCCTTCCCCGTCCCGGTCCCCTTCcccgtcccggtcccggtccccgtcccggtgccgcctcgggcccggcccggcccggccccgccgccgccgcgatGTCCGCCGCCAGCGCGGCCGAGCTGGGCGCCGCCGACCGCGCCCCTTCGCCACG GGCCCGTGCCCGGCGGGCGCCGAGGAGGACGGGGCCGAGGAgctgccgggggccggggggccgcTGGCCTGGGCCCCCCGCGAGAAGCTGCTGCACGAGGCGCGGCTCAAGGCCAAGGCCAAGCGGCGGCTGCGGCGCGCCTCGTCCCGGGACTCGGCCCGAGAGTCGCTGTCCGAGGGCGCCGagcccggccccgagcccggcAGCCCCAAGGGCAGGGCCCACGACCGCAAGTCCCGCATGGGCAAGGGCCGCGGGCTGCCCAAGAAAG GCGGTGCCGGGGGCAAGGGTGTGTGGGGTGCCCCCGGCGTGGTGTACGGCTACCAGGAGCCTGATGCCCGCGACCCCAACTACGACGAGGTGGCTCAG GGGGACACGGTGTATGCCACCGTGGTGCCCGAGCTGGAGGAGGACGAGCTGGAGAAGAACGTGCAGCCCATGGTGCTGGAGTACTTTGAGCACGGGGACACCAGCGAGGTCATG GCGCTGCTGCGGGGGCTGAACCTGGGCAGCCAGAAGCACGCGGTGCCCTCGCTGGCGGTGGCACTGGCTCTGGAGGGCAAGGCCAGCCACCGCGAGCTGACGTCCCGCCTGCTGTCCGACCTGGTGGGCCGCGTGGTGAGCCCCGAGGACATCGCCTGGGCCTTCGACAAGATGCTGCAGGACCTGCCCGACCTCATCCTCGACACCCCCGAGGCCCCCCAG ATGCTGGGGCAGTTCATTGCCCGGGCGGTGGCCGACCACGCGCTGCCCCTGGACTTCCTGGAGCGCTACAAGGGGCGCGTGGACTGCGAGCACGCCAG GGCTGCCCTCGACCGCGCCGCTGTCCTGCTGCGCATCAAGCGCGACGTCAACCGGCTCGACAACGTCTGGGGCGTGGGGGGCGGCCAGCGCCCCGTCAAGCACCTGGTCAAGGAG ATGAACCTGCTGCTGCGGGAGTACCTGCTCTCCGGGGAGGTGTCGGAGGCTGAGCGCTGCCTGCGGGCGCTGGAGGTGCCGCACTTCCACCATGAGCTGGTGTACgag GCGGTGGTGATGGTGCTGGAGGGCTCCGGGGACGCGCCAGTGACGATGATGGTGACGCTGCTGAAGGTGCTGTGGGAGACGGGGCTGGTGACGCTGGACCAGATGAACCGG GGCTTCCAGCGGGTGTACGCGGAGCTGGGGGACATCAGCCTGGACGTGCCCCTGGCCCACGGCCTCCTGGAGCGGCTGGTGGAGCTCTGCTTCCAGCGCGGCATCATCACCAGGGCGCTGCGGGACGCCTGCCCCGCCAG ggGCCGAAAGCGCTTCGTCAGCGAGGGCGACGGGGGCCAGGTCAAGCAGTGA
- the CCDC142 gene encoding coiled-coil domain-containing protein 142, protein MLRSCVGPGMRRLLPPPPGPAAPGGDAEERPEAPAGLERSLAGLRRAFRAWEDPRTETFRGHVRHQPADAFSFHPLHPRVAERGATLQALLQHRHLLRLAREYCRRLHAASAFLRRLLPGAPGAARPLRGLCEELRAHAGHWSALQRRMRGEAWLRPLLLRRHEAVAHMRRALGLLALQAARLLEARAEEALRGLARAGPPGPPPALLADLFQGLEIYNRVLGDLDPELGSVQGWAGGLPRAFPLQRVLAVLAAERGRLAAERLGQLLQHGAEGTVLWPPAGCPIAAEDVGPSGRGVLQNLPEELRALCVEDKELVGPVLEVLVASADSLWRHVLSEPAGSPVPPCTAPRPGSPGWKSVRWLDASHAAAAEALYARYLPLFWDATSAALGLRLELPDCRAGRAPSNTQELRQALAQGPCGVAASRRPPALHRGPRVLQGVPQRCPPAARVPPECQEELERLCLRLLCQGVLRTWERDFTRALGSGLCDRCSAVSEPSGGAAQSSTARLLQQLYPGLSFALRHLPPVLEGSPPGSPCLRLQLLGRCLATVQASCSWLMGKAFQYLASWSLHQFLLVTQGDLQLLKAETDALVLLVSAAFPEPGDSPQHLAPHQRLRSHQEMWLCQQIRSTAASIQQFAGEVLKMFSTDCKRMSAEIFDQTMPLGKHWRVSLRAELPSSPSEYAAAAAQTVLGQVLQGAQLLPRDCQVPALARVTTAFVEAWMDHILARKIKFSLQGALQLQQDFALVRDLVQSEHYGLAPETRQSLLSLRVFQQMDSAILCLLQQPSGKAYPSSHPWPSLRRCCSNNGARTQELGASSLHSLETLEAPGAAAGPPPGLPQHGASRPAARPPRVLPGGQPAAVAGAAAARGPALACARPALHGQEPRGLSSNKAPNELS, encoded by the exons ATGCTGCGGAGCTGCGTCGGCCCCGGCATGCGGCgcctgctgccccccccgcccggcccggccgccccgggCGGGGACGCGGAGGAGCGCCCCGAGGCGCCGGCGGGGCTGGAGCGGAGCCTGGCGGGGCTGCGCCGCGCCTTCCGCGCCTGGGAGGACCCGCGCACCGAGACCTTCCGCGGCCACGTGCGGCACCAGCCCGCCGACGCCTTCTCCTTCCACCCGCTGCACCCGCGCGTGGCCGAGCGCGGCGCCACGCTGCAGGCGCTGCTGCAGCACCGCCACCTCCTGCGCCTGGCCCGCGAGTACTGCCGCCGCCTGCACGCCGCCTCCGCCTTCCTCCGCCGGCTGCTGCCCGGGGCACCGGGGGCGGCCCGGCCGCTGCGGGGGCTCTGCGAGGAGCTGCGGGCGCACGCCGGGCACTGGAGCGCGCTGCAGCGGCGGATGCGCGGCGAGGCCTGGCTGCGCCCGCTGCTGCTGCGCCGGCACGAGGCGGTGGCGCACATGCGGCgggcgctggggctgctggcgCTGCAGGCGGCGCGGCTGCTGGAGGCGCGGGCCGAGGAGGCGCTGCGGGGCCTGGCGAGGGCCGGGCCCCCGGGTCCCCCCCCGGCGCTGCTCGCCGACCTCTTCCAAGGGCTGGAGATCTACAACCGCGTGCTGGGCGACCTGGACCCCGAGCTGGGCTCCGTCCAAGGCTgggcgggggggctgccccgcgcCTTCCCCCTGCAGAGGGTGCTGGCGGTGCTGGCGGCTGAGCGCGGCCGGCTGGCGGCCGAGCGGCtcgggcagctcctgcagcacggGGCAGAGGGCACCGTGCTTTGGCCTCCAGCTGGCTGCCCCATCGCAGCGGAGGATGTGGGACCTTCGGGCCGGGGAGTGCTGCAGAACCTCCCCGAGGAGCTGCGGGCGCTGTGTGTGGAGGACAAGGAGCTCGTTGGCCCCGtcctggaggtgctggtggcCTCCGCTGACAGCCTCTGGCGCCACGTGCTCAGCGAGCCGGCGGGGAGCCCCGTGCCCCCATGCacggccccgcggccgggctCCCCGGGCTGGAAGTCGGTGCGCTGGCTGGACGCGTCCCACGCGGCAGCAGCCGAGGCCCTGTACGCCCGGTACCTCCCGCTCTTCTGGGACGCCACCAGCGCTGCGCTGGGCCTGCGCCTGGAGCTGCCGGACTGCAGGGCAGGACGGGCCCCCAGCAACACGCAGGAGCTGCGCCAGGCACTCGCCCAGGGTCCCTGCGGAGTGGCCGCCTCCAGGagacccccagccctgcaccggGGGCCAAGGGTCCTGCAGGGCGTCCCTCAgcgctgtccccctgcagcccgcgTCCCCCCGgagtgccaggaggagctggagcggctcTGCCTGCGCCTGCTGTGCCAGGGCGTCCTGCGCACCTGGGAGCGAG ACTTCACCCGGGCACTGGGCTCAGGGCTGTGTGACCGGTGCTCAGCGGTGTCGGAGCCATCAGGGGGAGCGGCGCAGAGCAGCACCgcccggctcctgcagcagctctacCCAGGCCTGTCCTTCGCCCTGCGGCACCTGCCGCCCGTGCTGGAGG gcagcccccctggctcgccctgcctgcgcctgcagctgctgggccgGTGCCTGGCCACGGTGCaggcctcctgctcctggctgaTGGGCaaggccttccagtacctggCGTCCTGGTCCCTCCACCAGTTCCTGCTCGTCACCCAGGGAGACCTGCAG CTGCTGAAGGCCGAGACGGACgcgctggtgctgctggtgagcGCGGCCTTCCCGGAGCCCGGGGacagcccccagcacctcgCGCCCCACCAGCGGCTCCGGTCCCACCAGGAGATGTGGCTGTGCCAGCAGATCCGCTCCACGGCTGCCAGCATCCAG caatTTGCGGGGGAAGTGCTGAAGATGTTCTCCACCGACTGCAAGCGGATGTCGGCCGAGATCTTTGACCAGACCATGCCACTGGGCAAGCACTGGAGGGTCAGCCTCCGAGCCG AgctgcccagctcccccagcGAGTACGCGGCGGCAGCGGCCCAGACGGTGCTGGGCCAGGTCCTGCAGggtgcccagctgctgccccgcGACTGCCAGGTGCCCGCCCTGGCCCGGGTCACGACGGCCTTCGTGGAGGCCTGGATGGATCACATCCTGGCTCGGAAGATCAAGTTTAG CCTGCAGGGcgccctgcagctgcagcaggacttCGCGCTGGTGCGGGACCTGGTGCAGTCGGAGCACTACGGGCTGGCGCCCGAGACCCGGCAGTCGCTGCTCTCCCTGCGCGTCTTCCAGCAGATGGACAGCGCcatcctctgcctgctgcagcagcccagcgGCAAGGCCTACCCGTCCTCCCACCCCTGGCCCTCCCTGCGCCGGTGCT GCTCCAACAACGGCGCCCGCACGCAGGAGCTGGGCGCGAGCAGCCTGCACAGCCTGGAGACCCTGGAGGCgccgggggccgcggcggggcccccccccggcctcccccagCACGGAGCCTCCCGGCCAGCTGCGCGCCCCCCCCGAGTCCTACCTGgcgggcagccagcagcagtggctggcGCTGCGGCTGCGCGGGGCCCGGCGCTGGCGTGTGCCCGGCCTGCCCTGCATGGCCAAGAGCCCCGAGGGCTGAGCAGCAATAAAGCGCCCAACGAGCTGAGCTGA